Proteins from a single region of Chryseobacterium sp. T16E-39:
- the rpsA gene encoding 30S ribosomal protein S1, producing the protein MSKETNSAEVLLNQNVAPEQFDWDSFESGLDADARKEKSDLEEIYNGSLNSLNDNDVLIGRVVRLTDKEAIVDINFKSEGVISLNEFRYNQGLSVGDEVEVMVDRREDKTGQLQLSHRKARTLKAWDRVNELHETGEIVNGFVKSRTKGGMIVDVHGIEAFLPGSQIDVKPIKDYDQFVGKTMEFKVVKINPEFKNVVVSHKALIEADIEGQKKEIIAQLEKGQVLEGTVKNITSYGVFIDLGGVDGLIHITDLSWSRVNHPSEILEDGQTVKVVILDFDDEKTRIQLGMKQLEAHPWDALSADMKVGDKVKGKVVVLADYGAFVEIAPGVEGLIHVSEMSWSTHLRSAGDFVKVGDEVEAEVLTLDREDRKISLGMKQLSKDPWENIEAKYPVGSQHVGTVRNFTNFGVFVELEEGIDGLIYISDLSWTKKIKHPSEFCAVGDKLDVIVLELDIQARRLSLGHKQLTENPWDKFETKYAEGTVHAGKAVEVHDKGASVQFEDAEVEAFCPSRLLEKEDGSKIKKGEDAEFKVIEFNKEFKRVVVSHTGIFRDEEKKNVKESNNRSNTTSSSSSNEERSTLGDIDALAELKRKMEEGK; encoded by the coding sequence ATGTCAAAAGAGACAAATTCAGCAGAGGTTTTATTAAACCAAAACGTAGCACCAGAACAATTTGATTGGGATTCTTTCGAATCAGGTCTTGATGCAGATGCGAGAAAAGAAAAAAGTGATTTAGAAGAAATCTACAACGGATCTTTAAACAGCCTAAACGATAACGACGTTTTGATTGGTAGAGTTGTAAGATTAACTGATAAAGAAGCTATCGTAGACATCAACTTCAAATCTGAAGGTGTTATTTCTCTTAACGAATTCCGTTACAACCAAGGCCTAAGTGTAGGTGATGAGGTAGAAGTAATGGTTGACAGAAGAGAAGACAAAACTGGACAATTACAATTATCTCACAGAAAAGCTAGAACGCTTAAAGCTTGGGATAGAGTAAACGAACTTCACGAAACTGGAGAAATCGTTAACGGTTTTGTGAAATCAAGAACTAAAGGAGGTATGATCGTTGACGTACACGGAATCGAAGCATTCTTACCAGGTTCTCAAATTGATGTTAAGCCAATTAAAGATTACGATCAGTTCGTAGGTAAAACTATGGAGTTCAAAGTTGTGAAAATCAACCCTGAGTTCAAAAACGTAGTTGTATCTCACAAAGCATTGATCGAAGCAGATATCGAAGGTCAGAAAAAAGAAATCATCGCTCAGCTTGAAAAAGGACAAGTTCTTGAAGGAACTGTTAAGAACATTACTTCTTACGGTGTATTCATTGACTTAGGAGGTGTAGATGGATTGATCCACATTACAGACCTTTCTTGGTCTAGAGTGAACCACCCATCTGAAATCTTAGAAGATGGACAAACTGTAAAAGTTGTTATCCTTGATTTTGATGATGAGAAAACAAGAATCCAGTTAGGTATGAAGCAATTAGAAGCTCATCCTTGGGATGCTCTTTCTGCTGACATGAAAGTTGGAGACAAAGTAAAAGGAAAAGTAGTAGTTCTTGCTGACTATGGTGCATTCGTAGAAATTGCTCCAGGTGTAGAAGGATTGATCCACGTTTCTGAAATGTCTTGGTCTACTCACTTAAGATCTGCTGGTGATTTTGTAAAAGTAGGTGACGAAGTGGAAGCTGAAGTACTTACTTTAGATAGAGAAGACAGAAAAATCTCTCTAGGTATGAAACAATTATCTAAAGATCCTTGGGAAAATATCGAAGCTAAGTATCCGGTAGGATCTCAGCACGTAGGAACTGTAAGAAACTTCACTAACTTTGGTGTATTCGTAGAGTTAGAAGAAGGTATCGACGGTTTGATCTACATTTCTGATCTTTCTTGGACTAAGAAAATCAAGCATCCATCTGAATTCTGCGCTGTAGGAGACAAATTAGATGTTATTGTATTGGAATTAGATATCCAGGCTAGAAGATTATCTTTAGGTCACAAGCAATTGACTGAAAACCCTTGGGATAAATTCGAAACTAAATATGCTGAAGGAACTGTACACGCTGGTAAAGCTGTAGAAGTACACGATAAAGGTGCTTCTGTACAATTCGAAGATGCTGAAGTTGAAGCATTCTGCCCTTCAAGATTATTAGAGAAAGAAGATGGATCTAAAATCAAAAAAGGTGAAGATGCTGAGTTCAAAGTAATCGAATTCAACAAGGAGTTCAAGAGAGTAGTAGTATCTCACACAGGTATCTTCAGAGACGAAGAAAAGAAAAATGTAAAAGAATCTAACAACAGATCTAATACTACTTCTTCATCTTCTTCTAACGAAGAAAGATCTACATTAGGAGATATTGATGCTTTAGCAGAATTAAAAAGAAAAATGGAAGAAGGTAAATAA
- a CDS encoding T9SS-dependent M36 family metallopeptidase: MKKITLPILFAAFAVFQSSNLFSQDNERLIKDYISQNKIRDYKRSDLTNFTIDLKDHSESMKADIIKIQQVYNNIPVYGSLGSVLVKNGQIVLFNDNFEKDYQKADASVPKIAKEKAFESAAKGTSITDPGKIQILNFFDADTSDMLFAKSRLVYAKKNQDLVLCYEFTFPEQKTSNYWNVLVDASTGEVVEKNNLNISCDFADHPYEHSHENSLVSFPVANNNYKKADTSLFLVPDNASYNIFPFPIEAPTFGARSVVSNPWILASSPEGWHSDGTTHYTTTRGNNVFAYQDINDNDVFMGITVDGGASRNFNFPYDPSVHALNNKDAAITNLFYANNMVHDVFYKFGFRETSRNFQKNNFGLGGVGNDFVNAEAQDGAGTPVTPTVSNYNNANFATPADGGSGRMQMYLWINTAQKLFYTSPAAAVARTPASFIAQFGKQITGVPVTGQVKLSPVLDACTALPAGSLTGFIGLAERGFCDFNVKVENMQNAGATAAIIYNAPTSAPPGNMAGTNANVTILAELIDNAEGEFIKSQLTANTPVNVSMSYDVKQDGSFDNGVMIHEYGHGISNRLTGDGYSCLNALPFTGNLTYSKEQMGEGWSDFFALMLTNKPGDNASVARGIGTYVSAQPTTGAGIRPAKYSPDFAINGFTYGDTNGMEFNNGSGIVPDVHSIGFVWATMLWDLNWQYVAKYGYSSDVTTSTTSGSSRVLQLITDALKLQACDPTFIDGRNAILAAEQATTLGADKCMIWKVFAKRGLGVNASAGVKTDINDQVEDFTVPAECPVLAVDDVKSVKNNTISIYPNPAKNEFYINFPSNTIGKVSVEIYDMSGKLISSEDKISPDAKKAISTDRMINGAYMVKVKGLGFDAVSKVIVKK, from the coding sequence ATGAAAAAGATAACTCTACCTATTTTATTTGCTGCATTCGCAGTATTTCAATCTTCCAATTTATTTTCTCAGGATAACGAAAGACTTATCAAAGATTATATTTCACAAAATAAGATCAGAGATTATAAAAGGTCAGATTTAACGAATTTCACGATTGATTTAAAAGATCATTCTGAAAGTATGAAGGCGGATATTATTAAAATCCAGCAGGTATATAATAATATTCCGGTGTATGGATCTCTTGGATCTGTATTGGTAAAGAATGGGCAAATTGTTCTTTTTAATGATAATTTTGAAAAAGATTATCAAAAAGCAGATGCTTCTGTACCAAAGATTGCCAAAGAAAAAGCTTTTGAATCTGCAGCTAAAGGGACGAGTATTACAGATCCGGGTAAAATCCAGATCTTGAACTTTTTTGATGCAGATACCAGTGATATGTTATTTGCAAAATCAAGATTAGTATATGCAAAGAAAAATCAGGATCTGGTACTTTGCTACGAATTTACATTTCCTGAGCAGAAAACCTCAAATTATTGGAATGTACTGGTAGACGCATCTACCGGAGAAGTTGTAGAGAAAAACAATCTCAACATTAGCTGCGACTTTGCAGATCATCCTTACGAACACTCACATGAAAATAGCCTGGTTTCATTTCCAGTAGCTAATAATAATTATAAAAAAGCAGACACCAGTCTGTTCCTCGTTCCGGACAACGCTTCTTATAATATATTCCCTTTTCCTATAGAAGCCCCAACGTTTGGTGCAAGATCAGTTGTTTCAAACCCTTGGATTCTGGCATCTTCCCCGGAAGGATGGCACTCGGATGGTACCACTCATTATACAACAACCCGTGGGAATAATGTTTTTGCCTATCAGGATATTAATGACAATGATGTATTTATGGGAATAACCGTAGATGGCGGGGCAAGCAGAAACTTTAATTTTCCTTACGATCCAAGTGTACACGCATTAAATAATAAAGACGCTGCTATTACCAATTTGTTTTATGCCAATAATATGGTTCACGATGTCTTTTATAAATTTGGTTTTAGAGAAACTTCAAGGAATTTCCAGAAAAATAACTTTGGATTAGGAGGGGTAGGAAATGATTTTGTAAATGCAGAAGCTCAGGACGGTGCAGGTACACCTGTAACTCCTACTGTTTCTAACTATAATAATGCAAATTTTGCTACACCAGCAGATGGTGGAAGTGGAAGAATGCAGATGTATCTGTGGATTAATACAGCACAGAAACTATTTTATACAAGTCCTGCTGCGGCTGTTGCGAGGACACCCGCTTCCTTTATTGCTCAATTCGGAAAGCAGATAACCGGAGTGCCAGTGACAGGTCAGGTGAAATTATCACCCGTTTTAGATGCTTGTACTGCACTTCCTGCGGGTTCACTAACCGGATTTATTGGCTTGGCTGAAAGAGGTTTTTGTGACTTTAACGTTAAGGTGGAGAATATGCAGAATGCAGGGGCAACCGCTGCTATCATATATAATGCCCCAACTTCTGCGCCGCCAGGAAATATGGCGGGAACAAATGCAAATGTTACAATACTTGCTGAACTAATTGATAATGCAGAGGGTGAATTTATTAAGTCTCAATTGACAGCTAATACACCTGTAAATGTTTCTATGAGCTATGATGTGAAGCAGGACGGAAGTTTTGATAACGGGGTTATGATCCATGAATATGGACATGGTATTTCTAATCGTTTGACTGGAGATGGATACAGCTGCCTTAATGCATTGCCATTTACAGGAAACCTTACTTATTCTAAAGAGCAAATGGGCGAAGGATGGTCTGATTTCTTTGCATTGATGCTTACCAATAAACCAGGAGATAACGCTTCTGTTGCAAGAGGTATAGGAACCTATGTATCAGCTCAGCCTACTACAGGAGCCGGAATAAGACCTGCAAAATATTCTCCGGACTTTGCTATTAATGGCTTTACTTATGGGGATACAAATGGAATGGAGTTCAATAATGGTTCAGGTATTGTTCCGGATGTACATTCAATAGGATTTGTATGGGCAACCATGCTGTGGGATCTTAATTGGCAATATGTTGCTAAATATGGGTATTCTTCAGATGTAACGACCAGCACCACCAGTGGAAGTTCAAGAGTTTTACAGTTGATTACAGATGCATTAAAACTTCAGGCATGTGACCCGACATTTATTGACGGTAGAAATGCAATACTTGCAGCAGAGCAGGCAACAACCTTGGGAGCTGATAAGTGTATGATCTGGAAAGTTTTTGCAAAAAGAGGTTTGGGAGTGAATGCAAGCGCCGGAGTTAAAACAGACATCAATGATCAGGTGGAAGACTTCACTGTTCCGGCAGAATGTCCTGTATTAGCAGTTGATGATGTGAAATCTGTAAAGAATAACACAATTTCTATTTACCCTAATCCTGCTAAAAATGAATTTTATATCAATTTCCCAAGCAATACAATAGGGAAAGTAAGTGTTGAAATTTATGATATGTCTGGAAAATTGATTTCTTCTGAAGATAAAATTTCGCCAGATGCAAAAAAAGCAATTTCTACTGACAGAATGATCAACGGAGCCTATATGGTAAAAGTAAAAGGTCTTGGCTTTGATGCTGTTTCAAAAGTGATCGTTAAAAAATAA
- a CDS encoding T9SS-dependent M36 family metallopeptidase: protein MKRIKLPLMVAAFAVIPSLQLFSQENTQIIKDYISQNKIREYKKSDLNNFIIDNTDPSKSLNGDVVKFQQTYNGIPVYSSVGTVLIKDHKIVYYTDNFVKNYTESTSSSAQINKTAALQKIANELGNSEISDFTILGFFEKSANNTKAAKQRLVYTSTTNGDLRLAYEYILREPKSSNYWNILVDAHNGNVIEKNNLTLSCNFKPDSYASDQIALQNNVLEGPQNNFSQQNLVLVADPASYNIFATPVEAPTFAPRSIVSNPWMLASSPEGWHSDGTTHYTTTRGNNVYAYEDTAHANVPGFSPDGGASRNFNFPFNINGTPAANQSAAITNLFYISNRVHDVFYKFGFTESAKNFQQNNFGLGGLDDDSVFAEAQDGGGTNNANFSSPPDNYNPVMQMYLWSATNRLFFYNTPAAAVPRQPAAGVALYGPVLNPTGVTGNVQLSSVLDGCTALPANSLTGKIGLVERGTCSFVVKTKMLQDAGATAAIIYNNAVNGSTIGNMSGTDATVTIPSVLITNDEGEYIKSQLSAATTVNVTLKNDPATSVTPDGSFDNGIVTHEYGHGISNRLTGTGYNCLNSGADKEQMGEGWSDFFALMLTNKPGDNASVPRGMATYAAGELPSGEGIRPAKYSPNFAINGFTYGDTNGMEYTNQSGAIVPDVHSIGFVWATMLWDLHWQYVAKYGYSSDVTANTTNGSSRVLQLVTSALKLQACNPTFIDGRNAILAAEQATTLGEDKCMIWRVFAKRGLGVNATAGVKTNINDQVEDFSVPAECPLLATDEVKSVKNNTISIYPNPAKNEFYINFPSNTMGKVSVEIYDMSGKLISSEDKISPDAKKAISTDRMINGTYMVKVKGLGFDAVSKVIVKK from the coding sequence ATGAAAAGAATAAAACTACCTCTTATGGTTGCTGCTTTTGCAGTAATTCCATCCCTACAATTATTCTCACAGGAGAATACCCAGATAATCAAAGATTATATTTCTCAAAATAAAATCAGGGAATATAAGAAATCGGATCTCAATAATTTTATTATTGACAATACAGACCCATCAAAATCATTAAATGGTGATGTCGTTAAGTTTCAACAGACGTACAATGGAATTCCTGTATACAGTTCTGTAGGAACCGTGCTTATTAAAGATCATAAGATTGTTTATTATACAGATAATTTTGTGAAAAATTATACTGAATCTACTTCGAGCTCGGCCCAGATCAATAAAACTGCCGCGCTTCAAAAAATAGCCAATGAATTAGGTAATTCTGAGATTTCTGATTTCACAATTCTTGGATTTTTTGAAAAAAGTGCAAACAATACAAAAGCAGCCAAGCAAAGACTGGTATATACAAGTACCACTAACGGAGATCTTCGTTTAGCGTATGAGTATATTTTGAGAGAGCCAAAGTCTTCGAATTACTGGAATATTTTGGTAGATGCGCACAATGGAAATGTTATTGAGAAGAATAATCTTACATTATCTTGTAATTTTAAACCAGATTCATACGCTTCTGATCAGATCGCTCTTCAAAACAATGTATTGGAAGGTCCGCAAAATAACTTCTCACAACAAAATTTAGTGCTTGTGGCTGATCCGGCGAGCTATAATATCTTTGCAACACCGGTAGAAGCACCTACGTTCGCCCCGAGATCGATTGTTTCCAATCCTTGGATGTTAGCTTCTTCACCAGAAGGATGGCATTCGGATGGAACTACACATTACACAACTACAAGAGGGAATAATGTGTATGCTTATGAAGATACGGCCCATGCGAATGTACCAGGATTTTCGCCTGATGGTGGAGCTTCGAGAAATTTTAACTTTCCATTTAATATCAATGGTACTCCTGCAGCAAATCAAAGTGCTGCGATTACTAATTTATTTTATATCAGTAATAGAGTGCATGATGTATTCTATAAGTTTGGATTCACGGAATCAGCTAAAAACTTCCAACAGAATAATTTTGGATTAGGAGGATTGGATGATGACTCTGTTTTTGCAGAGGCTCAAGATGGCGGAGGTACCAATAATGCAAATTTTTCAAGTCCACCGGATAATTATAATCCTGTAATGCAGATGTATTTATGGTCTGCGACTAACAGACTGTTCTTTTACAATACTCCTGCTGCTGCAGTTCCTCGTCAGCCTGCGGCTGGTGTTGCCTTGTATGGTCCGGTGTTAAATCCTACCGGAGTTACAGGAAATGTACAGTTGTCTTCTGTATTAGACGGATGTACGGCTTTACCTGCAAATTCACTTACTGGGAAAATTGGTTTGGTAGAGCGGGGAACATGTTCTTTTGTGGTTAAAACAAAGATGTTACAGGATGCTGGAGCTACTGCTGCTATTATTTATAATAATGCAGTTAATGGATCTACTATAGGTAATATGTCAGGAACTGATGCGACTGTCACTATTCCGTCAGTTTTAATTACAAATGATGAAGGAGAATATATTAAATCACAGCTTTCAGCGGCTACAACAGTAAATGTAACATTGAAGAATGATCCGGCAACAAGTGTAACTCCGGATGGTAGTTTCGATAACGGAATTGTAACACATGAATATGGTCACGGAATTTCTAACCGATTAACGGGGACTGGTTACAATTGTCTGAACTCTGGAGCTGATAAAGAACAAATGGGAGAAGGATGGTCTGATTTCTTTGCTTTAATGCTTACGAATAAGCCTGGAGATAATGCTTCTGTGCCAAGAGGAATGGCAACTTATGCAGCTGGTGAGCTTCCAAGTGGAGAGGGAATTCGTCCGGCAAAATATTCTCCGAATTTTGCAATAAATGGCTTTACATATGGAGATACAAATGGAATGGAGTACACCAATCAAAGTGGAGCAATTGTTCCGGATGTACACTCAATAGGATTTGTATGGGCAACAATGTTGTGGGATCTACATTGGCAGTATGTAGCTAAATACGGCTATTCTTCTGATGTAACTGCGAATACAACGAATGGTAGCTCAAGAGTATTACAACTTGTTACCAGTGCGTTAAAACTTCAGGCATGTAACCCTACATTTATAGATGGTAGAAATGCTATACTTGCTGCTGAACAGGCAACAACACTGGGTGAAGATAAATGTATGATCTGGAGAGTTTTTGCAAAAAGAGGTCTTGGAGTGAATGCAACTGCTGGAGTTAAAACGAATATCAATGATCAGGTAGAAGACTTTAGCGTTCCTGCAGAATGTCCTCTATTGGCTACCGATGAAGTGAAATCTGTAAAAAATAATACAATTTCTATTTATCCGAACCCTGCTAAAAATGAATTTTATATCAACTTCCCAAGCAATACGATGGGTAAAGTGAGTGTTGAAATTTATGATATGTCTGGAAAATTGATTTCTTCTGAAGATAAAATTTCTCCGGATGCTAAGAAAGCAATTTCTACTGACAGAATGATCAACGGGACTTATATGGTAAAAGTAAAAGGCCTAGGTTTTGATGCTGTATCTAAAGTAATTGTAAAGAAATAG
- a CDS encoding EamA family transporter, whose translation MKKKNLLKGVLFVGIGASVYGMLATFVKMSYHEGYTTSEVTTSQFILGLIGLLILNFIQTLTSKSKLSSPSKKEIKMLMLAGTSLGCTSLFYYIAVQYINVSIAIVLLMQSVWFSVVVESFLTKKFPNARKIVATVIVLLGTVLATNLINVDIELDWHGVFWGLMAASSYTLTMFTSNTLATHLPVLRKSMVMLAGGSIVVLVFLFFAQIGPLYFDGLKSIYLNFTENTQHIHAFDYSIFWTYGFVLAVFGTIIPPILFNMGFPNTGLGLGSIISSLELPVSVTMAFVLLGEKVILVQWAGIALILFAIVLMNLPTKKELKLAEVS comes from the coding sequence ATGAAGAAGAAAAATTTACTGAAAGGAGTATTGTTTGTGGGAATTGGTGCCAGTGTTTATGGTATGTTAGCAACCTTTGTTAAGATGTCTTATCACGAGGGGTATACCACTTCCGAAGTTACTACATCCCAATTTATATTAGGATTAATAGGGCTTTTAATCCTTAATTTTATCCAGACCCTAACATCAAAATCAAAATTATCATCACCGAGCAAAAAAGAAATTAAAATGCTGATGCTTGCGGGGACCTCACTAGGATGTACGAGTTTGTTTTATTATATAGCGGTTCAGTATATCAATGTTTCTATAGCAATTGTACTTTTAATGCAGTCTGTATGGTTCAGTGTTGTGGTGGAAAGCTTTTTAACGAAGAAGTTTCCCAATGCGAGAAAGATCGTTGCTACAGTGATCGTTTTACTGGGAACAGTTTTGGCAACCAATCTTATTAATGTTGATATAGAACTAGACTGGCATGGTGTTTTTTGGGGATTAATGGCGGCCTCATCATATACCTTAACAATGTTTACCTCCAATACCCTCGCTACTCACTTACCCGTTCTTAGGAAAAGTATGGTAATGCTTGCGGGAGGTTCAATAGTTGTCCTGGTATTTTTATTTTTTGCTCAAATTGGTCCGTTGTACTTTGACGGCTTAAAATCAATCTATCTTAATTTTACAGAAAATACCCAGCATATCCATGCTTTTGATTATTCAATATTCTGGACTTATGGTTTTGTACTTGCTGTATTCGGAACTATTATTCCACCGATTTTATTCAATATGGGATTCCCTAATACAGGGCTCGGATTAGGAAGTATTATTTCATCACTGGAGCTTCCGGTATCTGTAACGATGGCATTTGTTTTATTAGGTGAAAAGGTAATTTTAGTTCAGTGGGCAGGAATTGCTTTAATCCTTTTTGCTATTGTATTAATGAATTTGCCGACAAAAAAAGAATTAAAACTTGCAGAAGTATCTTAA
- a CDS encoding DUF418 domain-containing protein, whose amino-acid sequence MISNSPISQNQRLPIIDILRGWALFSVAIMNYSTIYTWNTHSSKIEADYLTSFIETTSEIILGSKGWTLLAVLFGFGFSIVLKKFNDNSQDKYIFFIKRMLWLFVFGFANTLFFGGDILSDYAFMGLVLLAFYNLRTKSLFIIGTVILLLTPVLQSYLGRQHLLFAPKDRDFFYELYNNNTFTDHIKANLFMRYKWMLRLSYAIILHLIQLGCFLLGAALHRSNFFLRINLNRKILKRIFWISLALSIILFTAQRVIETNEWTFNTYYDLYYPQIISIMIFSSTGIIWLFMAGQLKTLFSALQVTGKMTLTNYITQNVIAFFLLIYTKIDWSLSSYVLTGCIIFVLQIFFSKWWLKKYNYGPLEWLWRCLSYGRKFPLKK is encoded by the coding sequence ATGATCTCCAACAGTCCCATTTCACAAAATCAACGACTGCCCATTATAGATATTTTAAGAGGCTGGGCATTATTCAGCGTGGCGATCATGAATTACTCAACAATCTATACATGGAATACCCATTCTTCAAAAATTGAAGCCGACTATTTAACCTCCTTTATTGAAACCACTTCTGAAATTATTTTAGGTTCCAAAGGCTGGACGTTATTAGCCGTTTTATTTGGCTTTGGATTCTCTATCGTGCTTAAAAAATTCAATGATAACAGCCAGGATAAGTATATATTCTTTATAAAACGTATGTTGTGGTTGTTTGTCTTCGGGTTTGCGAATACATTATTTTTCGGCGGTGACATTTTAAGTGATTATGCTTTTATGGGACTTGTTTTATTAGCCTTTTATAACCTACGAACAAAATCACTTTTTATTATTGGAACTGTTATCCTGTTATTAACACCGGTACTTCAATCCTACTTAGGCAGACAACATTTGCTTTTTGCTCCAAAAGATCGGGATTTCTTTTATGAACTCTACAATAATAACACTTTTACAGACCATATAAAGGCCAATCTTTTCATGAGGTATAAATGGATGCTTCGTTTAAGTTATGCCATCATACTCCATCTCATACAATTAGGATGTTTTCTATTAGGAGCCGCTCTGCACCGCAGTAATTTTTTTCTACGAATAAACCTTAACCGAAAAATCTTAAAAAGAATATTCTGGATCAGTTTAGCTTTATCAATAATTTTATTTACAGCACAGCGGGTAATTGAAACAAATGAATGGACATTTAATACTTATTATGATCTTTATTATCCACAAATTATAAGTATCATGATTTTTTCTTCCACCGGTATTATTTGGCTATTTATGGCAGGTCAGCTAAAAACCCTTTTTTCTGCGTTGCAGGTAACCGGTAAAATGACATTGACGAACTATATCACACAAAATGTAATTGCATTCTTTTTGCTTATTTATACAAAAATAGATTGGTCATTATCATCTTATGTGCTAACGGGGTGCATTATCTTTGTATTGCAGATATTCTTCAGTAAGTGGTGGCTCAAAAAATACAATTACGGCCCACTGGAATGGCTATGGCGTTGCTTAAGTTACGGACGAAAATTCCCCCTAAAAAAATAG